From a region of the Rhipicephalus microplus isolate Deutch F79 chromosome X, USDA_Rmic, whole genome shotgun sequence genome:
- the LOC142775702 gene encoding uncharacterized protein LOC142775702 encodes MQCSNPLLFFMQILLGLLRLSSTAAQWDALQLQHLAPNTTIEGLPPHDVLRYRPCDGVPGGATLQFLEPADLSASRITAIKQAPQGPCGSGLGSNTKMQCSNPLLFFMQILLGLLRLSSTAAQWDALQLQHLAPNTTIEGLPPHDVLRYRPCDGVPGGATLQFLEPADLSASRITAIKQAPQGPCGSGLGSNTKMQCSNPLLFFMQILLGLLRLSSTAAQWDALQLQHLAPNTTIEGLPPHDVLRYRPCDGVPGGATLQFLEPADLSASRITAIKQAPQGPCGSGLGSNTKMQCSNPLLFFMQEDPLRK; translated from the coding sequence atgcagtgctcaaacccgctgctgtttttcatgcagatattgcttggcttgctgcggttatcatcaacagcggcacaatgggatgcgctacagctgcaacatttagcgcctaacacgacgatcgaaggactaccgccccatgacgtgcttcgctaccggccatgtgatggcgtcccgggcggcgctacactacaattcttggaaccggcagatctatcggcatcgaggatcacagctataaagcaagctccgcaaggaccgtgtggcagtgggctcggcagcaacaccaagatgcagtgctcaaacccgctgctgtttttcatgcagatattgcttggcttgctgcggttatcatcaacagcggcacaatgggatgcgctacagctgcaacatttagcgcctaacacgacgatcgaaggactaccgccccatgacgtgcttcgctaccggccatgtgatggcgtcccgggcggcgctacactacaattcttggaaccggcagatctatcggcatcgaggatcacagctataaagcaagctccgcaaggaccgtgtggcagtgggctcggcagcaacaccaagatgcagtgctcaaacccgctgctgtttttcatgcagatattgcttggcttgctgcggttatcatcaacagcggcacaatgggatgcgctacagctgcaacatttagcgcctaacacgacgatcgaaggactaccgccccatgacgtgcttcgctaccggccatgtgatggcgtcccgggcggcgctacactacaattcttggaaccggcagatctatcggcatcgaggatcacagctataaagcaagctccgcaaggaccgtgtggcagtgggctcggcagcaacaccaagatgcagtgctcaaacccgctgctgtttttcatgcag